From Bacteroidota bacterium:
TACCATCAGGATTATTTTGAAAAAAACCCGGATGCGGCTTATTGCAGATTTGTGGTACGACCAAAACTTGAAAAGCTGAAGTAAGAAAATTTCTTGTTAAATAAGTGAAAATTGACTACATTATCAATGTTGAAAGTTTAATTTATGAACTTACTCGAACAAAAATATCGCGCACCCGAAATATACGGCGACCACTGGTTTAATTCCGAACCAATTATACTCTCGGCTAATCGAGGCAATATATTCCTCATTAATTTTTGGGACGCTACCGACCAAAATTCGCTCCGCTCCTTACCTTATGTTAAAGAATGGTTCAGAAGATATTCCGAATATGGACTGATTTTAATCGGAGTGCACACACCAAAATTTCCATTCGCAAAAGAACCGGCTCTCGTCCAGCGAAGCATTTCCGAAAATGAAATAAAATATCCTATCGTTTTGGATAATGATTTTCATGTGGGGAATTTATTCCGCACTCGTTTATTGCCATCATCTTATTTGATTGATAAGTCTGGATTCATACGGTATATCCAAGAAGGGGAAGGTTCATATCTATCACTGGAGAGTGCAATTCAATATCTTCTTGCTGATGCAGGATATCGAGGAGAATTTCCTGAAATAATGAAACCACTACGTGAAAAAGACAAGCAAGGTGTGCATTGCTATAAATCTACTCCCGAAATATTTGTAGGCTACCAACGCGGAAATATTGGAAATACGGAAGGATATTTTCCGCAATCAATTAATTATTACCACGACCCTTACTATTACTTGGAAGGGAGAGTATTTTTGCACGGAAATTGGTTAGTTAATAAATTTTTTGTGAAAGATGAAAACGAAATACCGGGCGAAGCATATATAGTTGCACAGTATCAAGCGAAAGAGGTAAATGTTGTTATAAAGCCTGAAGGTGAAAATAACTTCAAAGTATTTGTTCAACAAGATGGAAATTATCTTTCTAAAGGAAATGCGGGGACTGATGTATTTATCGATGAAGCCGAAAGGAGTTTTCTGTTAATAGATAATCCGAAACTATATAATGTTGTGAACAACGCTGAATTCGGAGAACATATTTTGAAATTGATTCCGGATTCAAATAGCTTTGCATTTTACTCGATGTCGTTTGTATCATCACCCATCACAGAATTTATCGCAGGAAGATAAAATTGAAAACACGAATTACCGACTTGTTTGAAATTAAATATCCGATTATTCAAGCCGGAATGGTTTGGGTGTCCGGTTATAAATTAGCGACAGAAGTATCAGAAGCGGGTGGACTCGGATTAATTGGCGCCGGATCAATGAAGCCGGAATTGCTGCGTGAACAAATTCGTAAAGCAAAAACTCGTACAACAAATCCTTTTGGTGTGAACATACCTTTGTTGCGGGGCGATGCGGAAGATTTGGTAAATGTTACTATTAATGAAGGTGTAAAAATAGTTTTCACTTCTGCGGGGCATCCAGGTAAATTTATTGACAAATTGAAAAATGCCGGATGCGTTGTAATTCACGTAGTTCCTTCAGTTAAATATGCATTGAAGGCAGAAAGTGTCGGATGTGATGCAGTAGTAGCTGAAGGGTTTGAGGCAGGCGGGCATAACGGGTTGGATGAGATTACGACTTTTGTTTTAATTCCACAAGTTGTAGATGCAGTGAAAATTCCTGTTATCGCAGCCGGTGGAATTGCAGACGGCCGGGGAATGGCTGCGGCGTTTGCGCTTGGGGCAGAAGGAGTTCAAATCGGAACGCGGTTTGCCGCTTCGGTCGAATCATCGGCACACGATAACTATAAGCGTGCGATTGTTGATTCTGCCGATAACAGCACAGTATTAATTTTGAAAAAAGTTATACCCGTTCGTCTGATTAAAAACAAATTTTCACAACTTGTGATTGATGCTGAGAATCTTGGTGCAACACCAGAAGAACTTGTGAATTTACTCGGTAAAGGTCGTGAACGAATGGCAATTTTAGACGGCAATTTGGATGAAGGTGAAATTGAAGCCGGACAATGTGCGGGTATGATTAAGGAAATCTTACCTGCAGGCGAAATTGTAAAAAAAATTGTTGAAGAATATATGTCTGTGATAAGAAAGCTATCTTGACTTTCTGAATCAAGGTAAATTGACCACAGATTAAACGTATTAGGCAAATTCACGAGGATGAAAGAGCAAATATCTTTAAACTTGAGGCTGTCTAAAAAGTAAATATTTCTTAGTGTTTAAGATGCCGATTTGGCTCCTTAAAGAATACTACTTAAATATACATCGATAAAATTATTGAAAATATTTAACGACATATTAAAACAAAAAGTAATCGTCTTCGACGGAGCGACAGGAACAAGCATTCAATCCCAGAACTTAACCGCAGACGATTTCGGCGGAGAAGAGTTTAACGGATGCAATGAATATCTGGTTATTACCAAACCGTCGGCAGTGGAAAAGGTCCATTCCGATTTTTTGGAAGCGGGCTGCGACGTAATTGAAACTAATACATTCGGCGGCGCTTCGCTTGTTCTAGCTGAGTATGGCATCGCAGATAGGTGTTACGAATTGAATTTCATAGCTGCACAAATCGCAAAGAGTATAGCAAACGATTATTCTAAAAACGGTCATCCACGCTTTGTTGCCGGTTCAATGGGTCCTACTACAAAGCTGCCATCACTGGGTCATATAAGTTTCTCTGATATGGAAAAATCGTACTACATTCAGGCAAAAGCCCTCATCGAAGGCGGCGCAGATTTGCTCGTCGTTGAAACCTGCCAGGATGTTCTTCAAACCAAAGCCGCACTTGCCGGTATTTATTCTTGCCTGAAAGATTTAAAAAAACAAATTCCTGTAATAGTTTCGGTTACAATCGAAACAACTTCAACGATGCTTTTAGGCACCGAAATCTCCGCAGCTCTCACCGCAATCGAACCGTTCCCGATTGATGCCTTCGGAGTAAACTGTGCGACTGGTCCCAGAGAAATGTCGGAACACATTCGCTACTTATCTGCAAACAGTCCTCTGCCAATTTTCTGTATGCCGAATGCAGGTATCCCGGAAAACATTGGCGGTAAAGCCCATTACCATCTCACGCCTGAGGAATTAGCAAATAATCTTTCCCACTTTGTTAAACATTTCGGCGTTAATATCGTTGGCGGGTGCTGCGGTTCTACGAAAGAACATATCAAAAAGGTTGTAGAAGCTGTAGGTTCGTTGTCGCCGCAAATAAGGAAATTTGAATTTACTTCGGCTGTCTCAAGCTTATACCAAAGTGTTCCCCTCCATATCGAACCCGCACCTTTGTTGGTGGGAGAAAGAACAAACGCAAACGGCAGCAAATTATTCCGTGACCTGCTCTTAAAG
This genomic window contains:
- a CDS encoding redoxin domain-containing protein; protein product: MNLLEQKYRAPEIYGDHWFNSEPIILSANRGNIFLINFWDATDQNSLRSLPYVKEWFRRYSEYGLILIGVHTPKFPFAKEPALVQRSISENEIKYPIVLDNDFHVGNLFRTRLLPSSYLIDKSGFIRYIQEGEGSYLSLESAIQYLLADAGYRGEFPEIMKPLREKDKQGVHCYKSTPEIFVGYQRGNIGNTEGYFPQSINYYHDPYYYLEGRVFLHGNWLVNKFFVKDENEIPGEAYIVAQYQAKEVNVVIKPEGENNFKVFVQQDGNYLSKGNAGTDVFIDEAERSFLLIDNPKLYNVVNNAEFGEHILKLIPDSNSFAFYSMSFVSSPITEFIAGR
- a CDS encoding nitronate monooxygenase, with the translated sequence MKTRITDLFEIKYPIIQAGMVWVSGYKLATEVSEAGGLGLIGAGSMKPELLREQIRKAKTRTTNPFGVNIPLLRGDAEDLVNVTINEGVKIVFTSAGHPGKFIDKLKNAGCVVIHVVPSVKYALKAESVGCDAVVAEGFEAGGHNGLDEITTFVLIPQVVDAVKIPVIAAGGIADGRGMAAAFALGAEGVQIGTRFAASVESSAHDNYKRAIVDSADNSTVLILKKVIPVRLIKNKFSQLVIDAENLGATPEELVNLLGKGRERMAILDGNLDEGEIEAGQCAGMIKEILPAGEIVKKIVEEYMSVIRKLS